One segment of Enterobacter ludwigii DNA contains the following:
- a CDS encoding glycosyltransferase, which produces MQYNDKISIVVPAYCEPSKVKRFMEAILKIDYPNNLVELILIDDCSPVSLAEIAASYAETFKDKITFLFHRNHVNSGRAISRNVGISLASNSLIMFIDIDNLIEPKAIKKIVSFFHGKQYTAARINIRIDPARLYTSNYLRYFDSRYLGARNIPEGTISTRFFASDGIILTRDIIDTIGCFDETFYHYGCEDEELGIRVAKAKYDFYFLPDARAEDSDTPTLRRASERMIVYASKSFPVLKEKHPECVKDSLFSSYEVMLDDNRLLSKLLISIIHKLPLTTTRKFLLRLCEMLDTKAIKIPDFLYKIVLALSYIEGGRLRFLRN; this is translated from the coding sequence GTGCAGTACAATGATAAGATTTCAATAGTGGTTCCTGCTTACTGTGAACCATCGAAAGTCAAGCGGTTCATGGAAGCCATACTGAAAATTGATTATCCAAACAACCTTGTTGAATTAATTCTTATTGACGATTGCAGTCCGGTTTCTCTGGCTGAAATCGCAGCATCTTATGCGGAAACATTTAAAGATAAGATAACTTTCTTATTCCACAGGAATCATGTCAATTCTGGTCGGGCAATTTCCCGCAATGTGGGTATTTCTCTTGCGTCAAATTCGTTGATAATGTTTATTGATATCGATAATCTTATTGAACCTAAGGCGATAAAAAAGATTGTTTCCTTTTTTCATGGAAAGCAATACACAGCAGCCAGAATTAATATACGAATCGATCCTGCCAGACTCTACACTAGCAATTATCTCCGCTATTTTGATAGTCGTTACCTGGGGGCACGAAATATACCTGAAGGGACTATAAGTACCCGCTTCTTCGCAAGCGATGGCATTATCCTGACGCGGGATATTATTGATACGATTGGTTGTTTTGATGAGACATTTTATCATTACGGCTGTGAAGATGAAGAACTCGGTATCCGAGTTGCAAAAGCAAAGTATGACTTTTATTTTTTACCCGATGCAAGGGCAGAAGACAGCGATACTCCTACGTTGCGCCGAGCTTCAGAAAGAATGATTGTGTATGCATCTAAATCATTCCCTGTGCTGAAAGAAAAACATCCAGAGTGTGTTAAGGATAGCCTCTTTTCATCCTATGAAGTGATGTTGGACGATAATAGACTCCTCAGTAAATTGCTCATCAGTATCATACATAAGCTTCCTCTAACAACGACAAGAAAATTCCTTCTTCGGTTGTGCGAAATGTTAGATACCAAAGCAATTAAAATACCAGATTTCTTATATAAGATCGTATTGGCACTTTCATACATTGAAGGTGGAAGACTTCGATTCTTGAGGAACTAG
- a CDS encoding NAD-dependent epimerase/dehydratase family protein: MKIHYTVIGGRGFIGSEIVENLLAKGETVVVPPRDDETLFEKDLGIVIYAAGNGDCANTPFDVYKSNTELLATVLERAKFSKLIYISSTRVYMEQDGASEDDNLTVCSNDNRRLFNLTKLVSEELCLKSTRDTIIVRPSNVYGLALKSKLFLPSIIRNAISNKHIDMYVAPSYAKDYVSVKDVAEVIYQISRKNEYDIYNIASGVNTTASDIADLIASRTGCSIKWHEGFKGEYFPPTDNTRTVNEFGHVYNNVLSDIEIMIDNFKKNMTDV; this comes from the coding sequence ATGAAAATACATTATACAGTGATCGGTGGACGTGGTTTTATTGGCAGCGAAATCGTTGAAAACCTTCTGGCGAAAGGCGAAACAGTTGTGGTTCCACCGCGAGATGATGAGACTCTGTTTGAAAAAGATCTGGGGATTGTAATCTATGCTGCTGGCAATGGTGATTGTGCAAACACACCATTTGATGTTTACAAATCGAACACCGAATTGCTCGCTACAGTACTTGAACGCGCCAAATTCTCAAAGTTAATCTATATTTCATCAACGCGTGTATATATGGAACAAGATGGCGCGTCAGAGGATGATAATCTTACGGTATGCAGTAACGATAACCGAAGACTTTTTAACTTAACCAAACTAGTGAGTGAAGAGTTATGCTTAAAAAGCACTAGAGATACGATTATTGTCAGGCCGAGTAACGTATATGGTTTGGCATTGAAGAGTAAGCTATTCCTGCCAAGCATTATCAGAAATGCGATTTCGAATAAACATATTGACATGTATGTTGCTCCTTCATATGCAAAAGATTATGTTTCAGTTAAGGATGTCGCAGAAGTTATTTATCAGATCAGTCGTAAGAATGAGTATGATATTTACAATATTGCTTCTGGTGTGAATACAACAGCCTCTGATATTGCTGATTTAATTGCTAGTCGAACAGGTTGTTCGATCAAATGGCATGAAGGCTTTAAAGGTGAATACTTCCCACCGACAGATAACACCAGAACTGTAAATGAGTTTGGTCATGTCTATAACAATGTCTTGTCAGATATAGAGATAATGATTGATAACTTTAAAAAGAATATGACAGATGTCTAA
- the rfbC gene encoding dTDP-4-dehydrorhamnose 3,5-epimerase produces the protein MKVIQTPLKDCVIIEPQVFGDTRGFFLEAWHKEKYEDAGIKGNFVQDNRSRSSRNVLRGLHFQKTKPQGKLVSVISGEVYDVAVDLRQDSDTFGQYVGVILSGEKNNQIYVPPGFAHGFCVLSEYADFHYKCTDFYDPKDEGGIIWNDPDIAIEWPVTSPLLSEKDVKLITLAEYKKTL, from the coding sequence ATGAAAGTAATTCAAACCCCTTTAAAAGATTGTGTGATCATTGAGCCTCAGGTTTTTGGTGATACCCGTGGTTTTTTCCTTGAAGCCTGGCATAAAGAAAAATACGAAGATGCAGGAATTAAAGGTAATTTTGTACAGGATAACCGCTCACGTTCGAGTCGAAATGTTTTGCGCGGATTGCATTTCCAGAAAACGAAACCCCAGGGGAAATTAGTCAGCGTAATCAGTGGTGAAGTTTATGATGTTGCAGTAGATCTTCGCCAGGATTCTGATACGTTTGGTCAGTACGTAGGTGTTATTCTTTCTGGCGAGAAGAATAACCAAATATACGTTCCCCCTGGGTTTGCTCATGGATTCTGCGTATTAAGTGAATATGCCGATTTCCATTACAAGTGTACTGACTTTTACGATCCAAAGGATGAAGGTGGGATTATATGGAACGATCCGGATATTGCGATTGAATGGCCGGTAACATCACCACTACTCTCTGAAAAAGATGTTAAATTAATTACACTTGCTGAGTACAAAAAAACGTTATGA
- the wzx gene encoding O45 family O-antigen flippase — protein sequence MSKFLLLAIKKIVAEEDKRKVFINFFYLSLERITQLVIIIIINRLLINHYDFGDFSSWQYSLVILAIFMTGTWICGAEVVIPKLLDAPSKINSIISNVIVLRLAAGICVALCMMAWGMFAASGLSRQFIIGLAISVALRETFIVGLTWYQSQARLKLPCLVLMLAAIIKLIVIYIGVKNQLPINYLWVAWVIESLLPCGFIFYTFRKATGFRFVKVDTEVFAYFKIGVAVWFCLIMQQVTMKFDRVYLEGKISGETYSNYAAALQLVDNWYAICILFVQAIAPIFIFKFIDIATIKRKLPFCIFATLAVTCAGALATTVLADIIIHILYGTKLVNAYSYLRTFVWLTPILAIDQLLSMVLIRMKQLKKLAIKWLIAFCLVVAIVPAIFHYVGVSNIVIGLAVVYAFNIIYSSRCISAVQ from the coding sequence ATGTCTAAATTTTTATTGTTAGCTATAAAAAAAATTGTGGCGGAAGAAGATAAAAGAAAAGTCTTTATTAACTTTTTTTATCTTAGTCTTGAGCGAATCACTCAGCTTGTTATAATCATTATCATTAACCGGTTGTTAATTAATCACTATGATTTTGGTGATTTCAGTAGCTGGCAATATTCTCTCGTCATTTTAGCCATATTTATGACAGGCACCTGGATCTGTGGTGCCGAGGTGGTTATTCCTAAATTGCTGGATGCGCCATCCAAAATAAACTCCATAATTAGCAATGTAATTGTATTACGTCTTGCAGCAGGGATTTGCGTTGCATTATGCATGATGGCATGGGGAATGTTTGCTGCCAGTGGATTGTCCAGACAGTTTATTATTGGTTTGGCTATATCTGTGGCATTGCGAGAAACGTTCATTGTCGGTTTAACATGGTACCAAAGCCAGGCCCGCCTCAAATTGCCTTGCCTTGTGCTGATGCTCGCTGCAATAATTAAGCTGATTGTCATTTATATTGGTGTAAAAAATCAATTACCAATAAACTATCTCTGGGTGGCTTGGGTTATCGAATCACTTTTACCTTGTGGCTTTATCTTTTATACGTTTAGAAAGGCTACAGGTTTTAGATTCGTGAAAGTTGATACGGAGGTTTTTGCGTATTTCAAGATTGGAGTCGCAGTATGGTTCTGTCTGATTATGCAGCAGGTGACCATGAAGTTTGACCGAGTATATCTCGAAGGAAAAATTTCCGGAGAAACGTATTCAAACTATGCAGCAGCACTCCAGTTAGTCGATAATTGGTATGCAATATGTATTCTTTTTGTTCAGGCAATTGCACCAATCTTTATCTTTAAATTTATTGATATTGCAACAATAAAAAGAAAATTGCCGTTCTGTATCTTCGCTACACTTGCCGTTACCTGTGCCGGTGCACTAGCTACCACAGTACTTGCCGATATAATAATTCATATTCTTTATGGTACTAAACTCGTTAATGCCTATAGTTATTTACGGACTTTTGTATGGTTAACACCTATTTTAGCTATAGACCAATTACTCAGTATGGTTTTAATCAGAATGAAGCAATTAAAGAAATTAGCGATTAAATGGCTAATAGCTTTCTGTCTAGTTGTCGCTATTGTGCCGGCTATTTTCCATTATGTAGGCGTGAGTAATATTGTCATTGGTTTAGCAGTGGTTTACGCTTTCAATATAATTTATTCTTCGAGGTGCATTAGTGCAGTACAATGA